The Eriocheir sinensis breed Jianghai 21 chromosome 4, ASM2467909v1, whole genome shotgun sequence genome has a segment encoding these proteins:
- the LOC127008160 gene encoding uncharacterized protein LOC127008160 — protein sequence MGKMDQNSETDDNRIKYYLAVKKYGRECLEEAFYLLYNTWCRGRNYETLQEFCVECLGVNRDYLAEVLCQPEIVSPQGSARSSTALPSRVHVKESRTADEERRSSGDTFYSFHSPLLPHVISSARKSFRRSQNEVTSVPQDETASSDPLWRQSLSEAQDPRGLTSFHLNDGQTQQNAHLTHTKTSCVCQNAPQKENTSARKPSRVSSSQLWARVRLLLPKPFVKKNNDSDTPLRRGSVNVISPLSPSPPAPLQSLPTQLPSQKVKTESQAPDEDVKSSEGEESYSLKQVIQETKNKLQSSFFLSDHEHKSCFLHAEPDPSRLPLSVLITLLTKVFPEITPKIRNLVHQLQRLVYVMCYEDLVFDDHQLKFWLQKLNIVISELIADIVSCCTAIIKRFIAEASEILQASKQRLQKAQTEYQKHLECVEKTREEFEVVQKELKEAQVKNSRVLRAYSRSCSQESDETHKTVPTKVGIKSLNDVKRNTNTQDDGINRTDSGHLSLAEELEGQDARMKPKDDDDDIPLSDSLLVSVMREVALIEKKHKSFRPFDKNLKMMVRKTHKSVIVTKREMRDRLNSNVSAEESAMSKEEVLSRSQMKTRLLSRDVKKLRRNLKDLQSDQKAIMLRISHDLETLEEDELDETTRREGWFGIGHLREGSGRLLRESRREAKGFASGAKIMDLGEWLVRQRYATMPLRQVYSYVRVADTKDSVPITDLVGPGHQRPPIIILSGPKGSGKTCMAYYLLHQWHENTEAIKSSIHEFDLVTYGKASSILSSGSWAQYLREHIFCHTLVDFPEAKVCEALDAVSVLSILDMDIDTTSLTTILKDVFGNLGNNKQVVLITRPDGENDIVAAAKRHSIKFLRVRMCPMTSSAIQEFSKSLISLFERDESVISSTANKFSRLVSSMAVTEEVLYPLPIAYLLYLWRTNPRHAMQATTLSRLISQVIIVAESTLVEALVAAGQYERGVARAKAEKCTHQLCEAAWRLLSGQGWPHDCHFLLESENISLTDPVETSSYSILIMVKESADGNHRANFLHLSIAEILCGFFLTQQWLLQKGATMLRRREKLEKYCVPEITRYREVLIHMAGALVYNTHKLEDAKEIASLFFSSLVDKQDMIAWRGLLRECDFLSTMCIAVSSLLSSYGSWTVANHSQETNCALADLLKKEAYRPNTVIISHGGKLGCKSGCVVRALATCSSTLVHIRQESQFYAWGEPATCDALILPLQPPGTLQECWGHVGVEGALALRHCHQLKELNVRVSSCEALTALTYSIEHIARGLRYLYLRLDLPTHTPVPDIQPLNFKGKSLWLRMRGVEDASLDWAKQVIRKLNDWYTEVLLEKSNLSPSALHELKEFLPNTPVHISY from the coding sequence ATGGGAAAGATGGACCAGAACAGCGAGACTGATGATAATCGCATTAAATACTATTTAGCTGTTAAAAAGTACGGCCGAGAGTGTCTTGAGGAAGCGTTTTATCTGCTCTACAACACGTGGTGTCGCGGCAGAAATTACGAGACGCTGCAGGAGTTCTGTGTAGAGTGTCTAGGCGTAAACAGGGATTACCTGGCTGAGGTCTTGTGCCAGCCTGAAATTGTATCCCCGCAAGGCTCGGCGAGGAGCAGCACAGCCCTACCCAGCAGAGTGCATGTGAAAGAGTCGCGAACCGCGGACGAGGAGAGACGAAGTTCAGGCGATACTTTCTACTCCTTCCACTCTCCGCTACTCCCCCACGTAATCAGCTCCGCCAGAAAAAGTTTTCGAAGGAGCCAGAATGAGGTGACAAGTGTTCCGCAAGATGAAACAGCCTCTTCTGACCCATTGTGGAGGCAGTCCCTCAGTGAAGCTCAAGACCCCAGAGGACTCACAAGTTTTCACCTAAATGATGGACAAACTCAACAGAACGCTCACCTCACCCATACCAAGACGTCCTGTGTGTGTCAGAATGCACCACAGAAGGAGAACACAAGTGCAAGGAAGCCGAGCAGGGTTAGTTCTAGCCAGCTTTGGGCTCGTGTAAGGCTACTGCTGCCCAAACCTTtcgtaaagaaaaataacgactCTGATACGCCGCTGAGGCGAGGGAGCGTCAATGTTATATCACCACTGTCGCCATCACCGCCAGCTCCACTACAATCATTACCGACACAACTGCCTTCACAGAAAGTAAAGACTGAATCACAAGCTCCTGATGAAGATGTAAAGTCTTCCGAAGGAGAGGAGTCCTACAGTTTAAAACAAGTAATTCAAGAAACCAAAAACAAACTACAGTCGTCATTTTTTCTGAGCGACCATGAGCATAAGAGTTGTTTTCTTCATGCCGAGCCAGACCCAAGTCGGCTGCCACTCTCAGTCTTGATCACCCTGCTTACTAAGGTTTTCCCGGAAATCACACCTAAAATCCGTAACCTGGTTCATCAGCTTCAACGCCTTGTCTACGTTATGTGTTACGAGGACCTGGTTTTTGACGATCATCAGCTGAAGTTTTGGCTGCAGAAGCTAAATATTGTTATCTCAGAATTAATTGCTGATATTGTCAGTTGTTGCACCGCAATAATTAAAAGGTTCATTGCGGAAGCTTCTGAAATATTACAGGCCTCCAAACAGCGACTTCAAAAAGCCCAAACAGAGTACCAAAAACATCTCGAATGTGTTGAAAAGACTCGCGAGGAATTCGAAGTCGTTCAGAAGGAGCTAAAAGAAGCCCAAGTAAAGAATTCACGGGTTCTTCGGGCTTACTCTCGCTCCTGCAGCCAAGAGTCAGACGAAACGCACAAAACAGTCCCCACCAAAGTAGGAATAAAATCGCTTAATGATGTCAAGAGAAACACGAACACTCAGGATGACGGTATCAACCGGACGGATTCAGGCCACTTATCGTTAGCTGAAGAGTTGGAGGGACAGGATGCGCGAATGAAGCCGAAAGATGATGACGACGACATCCCTTTGAGCGACAGTCTGTTGGTGAGTGTCATGAGGGAGGTGGCTCTGatcgaaaaaaaacacaaaagtttTAGGCCGTTTGACAAAAACCTGAAAATGATGGTAAGAAAAACACACAAGTCTGTCATCGTGACCAAAAGAGAAATGCGGGACAGGCTGAACTCGAATGTGTCTGCTGAGGAGAGCGCTATGAGCAAAGAAGAAGTGCTTAGCAGGAGCCAAATGAAAACGAGACTGTTGTCTAGAGATGTCAAAAAGCTTCGTCGAAATTTAAAAGATCTTCAAAGTGACCAGAAAGCCATCATGTTGCGGATCAGCCACGACCTCGAGACCCTGGAGGAGGACGAGTTGGATGAGACAACTCGCCGTGAGGGTTGGTTCGGCATAGGGCACCTGAGGGAAGGATCAGGGCGGTTGCTGCGGGAATCGCGGCGCGAGGCGAAGGGCTTTGCGTCGGGCGCCAAGATCATGGACCTAGGCGAGTGGTTGGTAAGGCAGCGGTACGCCACCATGCCACTGAGGCAGGTGTACTCGTATGTTCGAGTCGCTGACACAAAGGATAGTGTTCCTATCACAGACCTGGTGGGCCCCGGCCATCAACGCCCACCAATCATCATCTTGTCGGGACCTAAGGGAAGCGGGAAGACCTGTATGGCTTACTACCTCTTGCATCAGTGGCACGAGAACACAGAAGCAATCAAGTCGAGCATTCATGAATTCGACTTGGTGACCTACGGCAAGGCGAGCAGCATCTTGTCGTCCGGCTCGTGGGCCCAGTACCTGCGGGAACATATATTCTGCCACACCCTTGTTGATTTCCCTGAAGCAAAGGTCTGCGAAGCTCTTGATGCCGTGTCTGTGCTCTCCATCCTGGATATGGACATAGATACTACTTCACTCACCACGATCTTGAAGGATGTGTTTGGTAATTTGGGGAATAACAAACAAGTGGTCTTGATAACCCGTCCTGACGGTGAGAATGACATCGTAGCGGCTGCCAAACGCCACAGCATCAAGTTCCTGCGAGTTCGGATGTGTCCTATGACCTCCAGTGCAATCCAGGAGTTCTCCAAAAGTCTGATCTCACTTTTTGAGCGAGACGAGTCGGTAATCAGCAGTACGGCAAACAAGTTCTCTCGGCTCGTCAGTTCGATGGCGGTGACGGAGGAGGTGCTGTACCCTCTCCCCATAGCGTACTTGTTGTACCTGTGGCGCACCAACCCGCGTCACGCCATGCAGGCCACCACCTTGTCGCGCCTCATCTCGCAGGTCATCATCGTAGCGGAAAGCACACTAGTGGAGGCCCTGGTGGCGGCGGGTCAGTATGAAAGGGGAGTAGCGCGGGCCAAAGCTGAGAAATGCACACACCAGCTGTGTGAGGCCGCATGGAGGCTGCTCAGTGGACAAGGGTGGCCGCATGACTGTCACTTCTTACTGGAGTCTGAAAACATCTCACTGACTGACCCCGTCGAGACATCCTCTTACAGCATCTTGATTATGGTAAAGGAATCAGCTGATGGGAATCACCGAGCAAATTTTCTGCATCTATCCATTGCCGAAATCTTATGTGGTTTCTTCCTGACTCAGCAGTGGCTACTCCAAAAAGGAGCGACCATGTTACGGCGCCGCGAAAAATTGGAAAAATACTGTGTTCCGGAGATCACAAGGTACCGGGAGGTCCTTATTCACATGGCGGGAGCTTTAGTTTACAACACACATAAACTTGAAGACGCCAAGGAAATTGCCTCCCTGTTCTTCAGCTCACTGGTCGATAAACAAGACATGATTGCGTGGCGTGGCCTTCTCAGAGAGTGCGACTTCCTGTCAACCATGTGTATAGCCGTGTCGTCCTTGCTGTCTTCTTACGGCTCATGGACCGTCGCCAATCACAGCCAAGAAACAAACTGTGCCCTGGCTGATCTGCTAAAGAAGGAAGCGTACCGCCCAAACACCGTCATTATTTCTCATGGAGGAAAGCTCGGGTGTAAATCCGGGTGTGTCGTTCGCGCCCTCGCCACCTGCTCCTCAACGCTAGTTCACATTCGTCAGGAGTCGCAGTTTTATGCGTGGGGAGAACCTGCTACCTGCGACGCCTTGATCTTGCCCCTACAGCCACCTGGGACCCTGCAGGAGTGTTGGGGTCATGTGGGTGTCGAGGGCGCCCTGGCGCTACGTCACTGCCATCAGCTGAAGGAACTCAATGTTCGTGTGTCCTCTTGCGAGGCCCTGACCGCCCTTACATACAGTATAGAGCACATCGCACGTGGTCTCCGCTATCTCTACCTCCGCCTAGACCTTCCTACACACACGCCTGTGCCAGACATCCAGCCACTTAACTTTAAAGGAAAGAGCCTTTGGTTGAGGATGAGGGGTGTGGAAGACGCTAGCCTGGACTGGGCGAAACAGGTCATCAGGAAACTCAACGACTGGTATACTGAAGTGCTGCTAGAGAAAAGCAACCTCTCCCCGTCCGCCCTGCACGAACTTAAGGAATTTCTCCCAAATACACCTGTACATATATCTTACTAG
- the LOC127008164 gene encoding uncharacterized protein LOC127008164 — MTDCSRLPTPRTNIAYSFIACNPEVINVICGGCGCKREAEALVCGFRECHQDGPYQPTAPCPRISGTGQCKSLHFIGHTVAVMAEQQEQQRIEEEMRIRYFKAVDFSTKVVLKLLESMVRDTFKALGFTSPKDYCVKKLKWSQHEAESLFSSEETINLSDSNAQLEYTLLINLWTELDKEVVEELERLTALVLEVIHNPPMRFSKQLLQEKIQTKLWPCLQKLTDTVRKACHTLLRKKLFSLLEPKIKMSSIFNRMDKLKEDVHLFSLERAVQSFGIMYEVHFKGSKSVLPTPELNASELEYLSREVNSFCGVQKPTTNPIVTLKTLYFDLINRSQLSDVIRKLNILGDKDIDSHSLLSWGQDLNCLQQDLGSRLKVLGRSECVSYRAVYSDPPVDINRWLWTRKTKLEKIDDTFWSFKDFRSSKEVMLEHLLDGSQKPRVVMVYGPPGSGKTCLCEYLQEKWCSGNSTARFIRELQLLVFLKEKSIHHGSFKFHLKNVMFPRLLQLIPESEVLVSLCRFNVCFVMDSSAGCTPEFTSAVCEVVKHLGHNTAFITRRLEEKRDINARLATDEVYLHPLEGHRRMDLCLSYLKGIRDVEGNLTKHSGLGHAVITQNHCNFGCRNSTERSLFTQEDPNMRVDNFIHKLVSEEREDLSYPLPLAYLLWLWLKDPRHLTKVTTMSQLFKKVISLCEQVQDGNNGSALRLFHIIKMEKKGRRNEPMRQLAVFASNVLLRETSQRAEYDLKGLAKKDLANLFPFVEYFSNKLKWRFLHPFLVEILCAWDMKCAFEERKILPYSSQLEKSGSTYVTLIRFLGGFSSDGKDKDNDLANHIVKLFRSVAVAGDDDFLVWLPLLREGSWSLTLREFVRKELKSSKTRWSVPHSNFREVKGVICMVDRRVFLPREVIIETEPPLEVVKMLASHANIDVRIYPRLCPVLRPRDALLHALRGAGNVVEFKGKLEEKGVSDLAHMTRLRTLKLYITSLAALEAFSVSVKKLLVLDDLHLHLYLPFDTPAVRIPRVVVVPRRVTVYLNLYRITDSTYKWAVDVCKGLRCHRDGKTEVYLNKSVLSPDKLQYIKTELHPSAIHISQS, encoded by the coding sequence ATGACTGACTGCTCACGTCTCCCGACTCCTAGAACTAATATCGCCTATTCCTTTATCGCTTGCAATCCCGAAGTGATTAACGTTATCTGCGGCGGATGTGGCTGCAAACGGGAAGCCGAGGCGTTAGTCTGTGGGTTCCGCGAGTGCCACCAAGACGGTCCCTACCAGCCTACCGCGCCATGCCCACGTATCTCGGGAACAGGTCAATGCAAATCATTGCACTTCATTGGACATACAGTGGCAGTGATGGcggagcagcaggagcagcaacggatagaagaagaaatgagaattcGATACTTTAAAGCTGTAGATTTTTCAACAAAGGTAGTCCTGAAACTGCTGGAATCGATGGTACGAGACACCTTCAAGGCACTGGGATTCACCTCGCCGAAAGATTACTGTGTAAAAAAGCTGAAGTGGAGTCAACATGAAGCAGAGAGTCTCTTTAGCTCTGAAGAAACTATAAATTTAAGTGACAGTAATGCTCAATTAGAATACACATTATTGATTAATTTATGGACGGAGTTGGACAAAGAAGTGGTAGAAGAGCTTGAAAGACTGACTGCCTTAGTGCTGGAAGTAATCCATAACCCACCCATGAGATTTAGCAAACAGCTCCTACAGGAGAAGATTCAGACGAAGCTATGGCCTTGTCTGCAGAAGCTGACCGACACCGTGCGGAAGGCCTGCCACACCTTGCTGAGAAAGAAACTTTTCTCCTTGCTGGAGCCAAAGATCAAAATGTCTTCAATATTTAATAGAATGGACAAGCTGAAGGAAGATGTTCATCTCTTCTCGTTAGAAAGAGCCGTCCAGAGCTTTGGAATTATGTATGAAGTACATTTTAAAGGCTCCAAAAGTGTTCTTCCAACACCAGAACTCAATGCTTCGGAGCTCGAGTATTTATCTAGAGAAGTCAACTCCTTTTGTGGTGTTCAGAAACCGACAACAAATCCAATAGTCACTCTAAAAACACTGTATTTTGACTTAATTAATAGGTCTCAACTAAGTGATGTTATAAGGAAGTTGAACATTCTCGGCGACAAAGACATagattctcattctctcctttcttgggGACAAGATCTGAATTGCCTTCAGCAGGACCTTGGCAGCCGACTCAAGGTGTTGGGGAGGTCTGAGTGCGTCTCGTACAGGGCTGTGTACAGTGACCCGCCTGTTGACATAAACCGATGGTTATGGACGAGGAAGACAAAACTCGAGAAAATTGATGATACGTTTTGGAGTTTCAAGGACTTCAGAAGCAGCAAAGAAGTAATGTTGGAGCATCTCCTAGACGGCAGCCAGAAGCctcgggtggtgatggtgtatggTCCCCCAGGTTCTGGAAAGACTTGTCTTTGTGAATATCTTCAAGAAAAATGGTGTTCTGGCAATTCAACGGCTAGGTTCATCAGGGAACTACAGCTTCTTGTCTTCCTGAAGGAGAAATCCATCCATCACGGGTCATTCAAGTTCCATCTCAAAAACGTTATGTTCCCGAGGCTTCTTCAGTTAATACCAGAGTCTGAGGTCTTGGTTTCACTTTGTCGGTTCAACGTTTGCTTTGTGATGGACTCCTCAGCGGGGTGCACGCCAGAGTTCACCTCGGCAGTGTGTGAGGTAGTGAAGCACCTGGGCCACAACACTGCTTTTATCACCAGGCGTCTGGAAGAGAAGAGGGACATAAACGCCAGACTCGCCACTGACGAAGTGTATCTACATCCGCTCGAGGGTCATCGGCGAATGGATCTGTGTCTCAGTTATTTGAAAGGCATAAGGGATGTAGAAGGTAACTTGACAAAGCATTCAGGACTTGGACATGCTGTTATTACTCAAAACCATTGCAATTTTGGGTGTAGAAACAGCACTGAGAGGTCTTTGTTTACCCAGGAAGATCCCAATATGCGTGTTGATAATTTCATTCACAAATTAGTgtcagaggagagggaagatctATCATACCCCTTACCGCTCGCCTATCTTCTGTGGCTTTGGCTCAAGGATCCCAGGCACCTAACAAAGGTTACCACAATGTCGCAACTCTTTAAGAAGGTTATTTCTCTGTGCGAGCAGGTACAAGATGGAAACAATGGAAGCGCTCTAAGACTTTTTCATATAattaaaatggagaagaaaggaagaagaaacgaaccAATGAGACAGTTAGCAGTTTTTGCTTCGAACGTGTTGTTGCGTGAAACGTCACAGAGAGCAGAGTATGATTTGAAAGGCCTTGCAAAGAAAGACTTGGCCAATCTGTTTCCATTTGTGGAGTATTTTAGTAACAAATTGAAGTGgcgcttccttcatccctttctggTTGAGATCCTCTGTGCTTGGGACATGAAGTGTGCCTTCGAAGAGAGAAAGATTCTTCCCTACAGCAGTCAACTCGAGAAGAGTGGGAGCACATATGTTACCCTTATTCGGTTTCTTGGCGGCTTCTCTTCGGATGGAAAAGATAAGGACAATGACTTGGCGAACCACATCGTGAAGCTGTTTAGGTCAGTGGCCGTGGCTGGCGATGATGACTTCCTGGTATGGCTTCCTCTGCTGCGTGAGGGATCTTGGTCATTGACGCTCAGAGAGTTTGTTAGGAAGGAATTGAAGTCTTCTAAGACAAGATGGAGTGTGCCTCATTCAAACTTTCGAGAAGTGAAGGGCGTGATATGTATGGTGGACCGTCGCGTGTTCCTTCCCAGAGAGGTGATCATTGAGACTGAGCCGCCATTAGAGGTTGTAAAAATGTTAGCATCTCACGCCAACATAGACGTGCGAATATACCCGCGACTGTGCCCTGTATTGAGGCCTCGAGACGCCTTGCTGCACGCCCTTCGAGGCGCTGGTAACGTCGTGGAGTTCAAAGGTAAACTTGAGGAGAAAGGAGTCTCGGATCTCGCTCACATGACTCGCCTTCGTACTCTCAAACTTTACATAACATCCTTGGCTGCTCTTGAGGCATTTAGTGTAAGTGTTAAGAAACTATTGGTTCTTGATGACTTACACCTCCATTTGTATCTACCTTTCGATACTCCAGCAGTGAGAATTCCCcgcgtggtggtggtgccgcGCCGCGTCACCGTGTACCTGAACCTGTACCGCATCACGGACAGCACCTACAAGTGGGCGGTGGATGTCTGCAAAGGGCTCAGGTGTCACAGAGATGGTAAAACAGAAGTTTACCTAAATAAATCCGTCCTTTCCCCTGATAAGCTTCAGTATATCAAAACGGAGCTTCATCCTTCTGCCATCCACATCTCTCAATCGTAA